The Microbulbifer sp. YPW1 genome contains the following window.
TCGCCGCCGCCAGTCACGACCTGGTGCAACCGCTCAATGCCAGTCGCCTGTTTATCGATGCACTGGCCGCACACCCGCTGGAAGACAACAGTCGCCAGTTGCTCACCCGCGCAGACAGCGCGCTGGCCGCGGCGGAAACCCTGATCACCGATATGCTGCAGATCGCGCGTATGGACGCGGGAGATATCAAGCCCAGCTTCGCGCCGGTGCCCCTCGACAGCATCCTCGACGACGCCGTGGCCCAGGCGCGCCTGGGGGCAGAAAGCCGCGGCATACGCCTGCGTTATCGGCGCAGTCACCTGTGGGTGCAGAGCGATGAAAAAATGCTGCGGCGCGTGGTGCAGAACCTGCTGGACAATGCAGTGAAATATACCCGCGAGGGCGGTGTCCTGATCGGTGCCCGCCGCAGGGGCGACGGCGTTTCCCTGGAGGTGTGGGATACCGGTGAGGGCATTGCGCCGGATCAGCAGCAGGCGATTTTCCGCGAGTTCTGCCGTCTCACGCCGAAGGATTCTTCAAGCCAGCGACAGCACGGCTACGGCCTCGGCCTCGCCACCGTGGAGCGCCTGTGTCGCCTGCTCAATGCGCCCATCGCACTCGCCTCGGTGCCCGGTCGCGGCAGTGTGTTCCGGGTACGCCTGCCCCGCGCCACGGCGCGGGTGGATGCCCTGCGCCGGGTCAAGCGGGGCAGCGGGCGCGGTGTTGCGCTGGACCTCCAGGTTCTGTGTGTGGATAACGAGCCCGCCATCCTCGAGGCCATGGCCGCGTTACTGGGTGGCTGGGGCTGCACCGTACACTGTGCCCAGAATCGGGCTGAGGCGCTGGCAGCGCCGGAGCCGGAACTGCTGTTGATGGATTTCCACCTGGACGATGGCGATAACGGCATCGACCTTGCGGCGGAGTTGCTGGAACGCTGGGATGGCGATGTGCCCTGCGTGATTATCTCCGCAGAAAACACCAATACGGTAAAAACCCGCGCGCAGCAGGCCGGCTGGCAATTCCTGCAGAAGCCCCTGCGGCCCGCAGCCCTGCGCGCCCTGCTGCAGCAGAGTATCCGCGCTGCCGATGCGACCAAGGTCGTATAGGCAGGGGACGTGTTCACGCGCAGTCTGAAGCGTAATATCCGGAATAATAAGAAGTGGTATCAGAGCGATGAAAAAATACCTGTTGGAAATACTGATGTTCAGTGCCTACGCGCTGTTCGCGGCGAGCTGGGTCTCCGGCGCCATTCTCACGCCGGCGATTCAGGCGTCGTTTGGTGAGGAAGGCTTTGCCAATGCCACCTGGGGCAGCAACGTCATCACCCTCGCCAAGATCGTAGGCAACCTCGCCGCCGCCGCGCTGCTGATGCGTCTCGGCGCCAAGCGCGCCTTTGCCCTTGCGATTATCCTGATTGCCGCCGGCGGCCTCGGTGCCCTCGCCGGTAGCTACGGTGGCTGGCTGCTGTCACGCTTGGCCCTGGGACTTGGTGGTGCGCTCGCCATCGTCTACTTCGCGCCGGTGGTGCTGCACTATTTTTCCGCTGAGGAACGTCCCCTGATCAACGGTATCAACGCCGCTGCATTCAATACCGGCAACCTGCTCGCGCTGCTGTCCACCACTACCCTGCTCACCTGGCTTGGCAGCTGGCAATCGGTGGTTGTGCTGTATGGGGTGATGGTGCTGGCGCTGGGGGTGCTGTGGTGGCTCAGTGCAGAAAATTTCTCGCTGTCTGGTGGCGGTAACAAGCCGGATGAAAAATACGGTTTCAAGCAGGGCATCAAGCAAGGCTTTAACTGGTGGCTGCCGCTGGCGTATTGCGGCGTGCTGTTCTGTTATATCGCGGTGTTCGCGCTGTTCCCGCTGATCGACGGGTTTGCGGTGGCGAGCAGCGATCTCTCTGCAGTGATGATCGCCGCGGGCATGGTGGGTACCGTGGCCGGTATCATCATCACCAAGCGCTATGCACTGCGTCTGCCGGTGCTGCGCTACGCGGGCCTGGCGCTGGTGGGTTTTGCCGCACTCATGGTCACCAGCCGCGATCCGATCATTGCCTACTCCGCCGCCGCACTCGCCGGCTTCTGCATGTTCCTGCCAATGACCGCCTTGGTTACTCTGCCGCAGGAGTTGCCGGGTATGACACCGGCGAGGATTACCGTCACCTTTGCCATGTTCTGGTCCATTTCTTACGGGGTGGAAACCGTATTGATGTACGGTGCCGGATTGCTAGCTGACGCCACCGGCGAACCCGCCAGTGCAGCCTACTTTGCCGTGGCCTGCTCGGCGTCACTGTTTATCTTCTCTTTCCTGCTGCCGGAGAGCGGCAAAAAAATCGAAGCGGAAAACCTGGAGGCAGAAAATGCGGCAGCTTGATCACAAACTCGCGGAATGGCTGGTTGCAGTCAATGCCCAGGTCGCGCAACTAAAGAAAGCCGGTTTTGAGCCCACCCCGATTTCCGCGCGGGAAAGCCTCGCCAATCTGACGGCAAACTTTGTCGAGCCGGGTCCGGAAATGCCGGTGTGTGAAACCCTGGTGCACGGAGGGGAATACCCGGTGCCGGTGCGCATCTATCAGCCAAATGCGCAGTCGCAGGAAAAGTGCGACGGCGCGGCCATCATTTACTGTCACGGCGGCGGCCATATGGCGGGCAGCGTGTCCGTCTACGATCCCATTTGTCGCCGCTTCGCCGAGGCCTGTGGGCGCACCCTGATCTCGGTGGAATATCGCCTGGCTCCGGAAAATCCCTATCCCGCAGCACTCAACGATCTGCTCAGTGTGGTGCGCAATCTGGGCGCGGCGCTCGATAGAAAAAATATTGCCCACAACGGACGCTGGATCCTGATGGGCGATTCCGGTGGCGGCGCCCTGTGCGCATCTGCGAGCCGACTGTTACAGCATCAGCCCCATTGCATCGAAGCCCAGGTGCTTATTTATCCGAGCCTGGACTACACCATGCAGACGCCGTCCATCGAGGAAAACGGCCGCGGCTACCTGCTGGAGAAGGAAAAGATTCACTGGTACTTCGAGAATTACCTGAAGCGTGCGGAAAACCCGTTACAGGTTTCTCCACTGCATGGCGAGTTTACCCGCAAGCTGCCGGCCAGCCTGGTAGTCACTGCAGAGTTCTGCGCGCTGCGCGATGAGGGCGTGGAATATGTCCGCAAGGTGCGCGAGGGTGGCGCCAATGCGGAGCACCTGCACTTCGACGATATGATCCACGCGTTCATGAATGTCGAGAAACTGGTGCCGGATGCGTGCAGCCGTCTGTATCGCCATGTGGCGGAGTACCTGCAGGGCGTTTGATAGCTCGACCGGGCTACTCTTTCCGGAAAAATAAACTCGTTTTCTGTGTCTGTAGAGACTAAAACTTCCGCTCCCGCGAATGTAATTAGCCCGGAGCGAGCTATGGCCACAGAGAACGATCTGAATCCATCCTCCAATTACCTTTCTACCCGACCGCTATTGCGCGCCTTGGCGGACAACTGGTGGGTGGCGCTGGTGCGCGGCCTCTTCGCCATCCTTTTCGGTGTGCTCACTTTTCTCTGGCCAGGTATTTCCCTGCTGAGCCTGGTTATCCTGTTTGGTGTTTACTCGCTGATGGATGGCGCTGTGGCCATTTACGGGGCGATTACCGGGCGTGGCCAGGTCAGTCGTTCATCCCTGTGGTGGCTGTTGTTCGTCGGTATCACAGGTATTGCCGCGGGTATCGTCACCTTTATCTATCCACAGGTAACCGCGCTGGTGCTCGTGATCTTTATCGGTGCATGGGCGCTGGTGCGGGGCATATTCGAGATTATCGGTGCGGTGCGTCTGCGCAAGGAAATCGATCACGAGTGGTTGTTGATCTTCGCAGGGTTCATGTCGGTAATTTTCGGGCTGGTACTGCTTGTAAATCCCGGTGCCGGCGCTCTCGCTCTATTATGGCTGATCGGCGGCTATGCCATCGCTTTCGGCATCATTTTGGTCTGGCTCGCGTTCCGCTTACGTAAATTGGCACATAAAACGCATACCTGACTGGCGATCGCCAGGTTCTCTGTGCGGGGCTGGCGTTACTGGACTGGCGCCCGCCCTTGAATGTCCCTCAGCCCCGCGGCAAACTGCCTCAGCGGTTGAATCCCATTTAGGCGGCGATAACAAATTATAACGAGCCAAACATGAGCGAAGCACTGATCGTTCTCGACTCCTCTGCGGAAAAAAGTCTGCAGCAGCAGATTCGTGAAAAACTGATCCAGGGTATTCTGTCTGGGAGCATTCCCGCCGGACATAAAATGCCGTCATCACGACGCATGGCCGAACAGCTTGGGGTTGCTCGCAACACGGTGGTGCTCGCTTACCAGCAGCTGGTGGATGACGGATTTATGGTCACCCGCGAACGCAGCGGCTTTTACGTCAGTGAAACCGTATCTCAGCAGGGACTTATCAGCCACAGTGCGGGTGGGCCTCAGCGAGATGAAGATGACCGCAACTACTGGCGCAGCCACTGCAATCCGGTCTCGGTCAGCCGCCGTGCCCTGCAGGCCCGTCCGGCCAATTGGCTGCAATACCCCTATCCGTTTGTCAGTAATGAATACGACCCGCGCCTGTATCCCGGCGCGGAGTGGCGGGAGTGTACCCGGGATATCTTTACCGCGAGGGAAGTGGCCCAGTGGGCTACCCTGGGTAATAACGAGGATGATCGTCACCTGGTTGAACAAATCTGTACTCGCCTGTTGCCCCGCCGCGGTATCTATGTCGACCCGGGCCAGATACTGTTAACCAGTGGCATGGAGCAAGCCTGTTATCTGCTGGGCGAACTATTACTTGGCAGTCAACGTAAACTTGCGCTGGTGCACCCGGCGGCTGGTGAGACCGGGGAAATTTTCCGTCGCACCGGTGCGCAGATATTGCCGCTCACCCAGGATGCGGATGGGCCGCAACTGGACGATAACCTGAAAGCTGCTGACTGTATTTACCTGCAGCCCAATGTACATAACCCCACCGCTGTTACCAGCAGCCTGGAACGGCGCCGACGGCTGCTGAAGCAGGCCCGTGAGCAGCAGGCTGTGATTATCGAAAACGACTGCGATCACGACTTCTGTTACCACGGCAACCCACTGCCGCCCCTGAAAAGTATGGAGGGCGGTAGCCCGGTTATTTACCTTTACCAGTTCCCCAAGGTCATCGATCCCGGTATGCAACTGGCTTTTATGGTTGCCCCCAAACCGGTAATCCAGAGATTGCGTGCGTTGCGCTACACACAGCGCGAGCGCGTGCCTACGCTAAATCAGCGCCTGTTGGCAAAGTTTGTCGCAGCCGGGCACCTGGATGCGGCACTGTTCAAGATTACTCAGCAGTTGAAAGAGCGTTGGATCGCATTGGGCGAAGCGCTGATGTATCACCTCCCCAAGTTGAAAGTTCGGCGTGCCAGCTGCGGCACCGCCTGCTGGCTGGAATTGCCAGAGCACATGGACGGGACGCAGTTACAGATTAGTGCGGAACGGAATGGGTTGCTGCTGGAGCCGGTTAGTGATGGAAGTGCTGTGCGCCTCGGTTTTTCTGCCATCGACGCAGATAGAATCGAGGGGGGTGTGCGGGTGCTGGCGCAACTGATTAACGGAGAGCTTCAGGCGGAAGAGGAAACCCTGGACATCGCGAGCGGTCGGCGCCTGAGTGCAAAAGAATTGCAGAGTGAAATGCCCGGAGCGATTTTCCTGGGTACGAATACCTTGGGAGAATCATATCGCATTGAACTCAAACCCGACGGCACCATGCTCGGTTACTCCCGCAATGATGTGGAGATGGACGAGACCGACACCGGTCGCTGGTGGCTCGACGGCGACCAGTGGGTGCGCCAGTGGCGCACCTGGTCCTATGGCCGCAGAGCGAGCTTCCATGTGGTAACCGATGGTCACCGGATCAAGTGGTTCAATGAAACCGGTAAGCTGATCGATGCGGCGATCATTGCCAACGAGTAAATTTGCCGGGCCTTAATTTGTTGAGGCGTGGTCCAGCCGCGCGGCGGCTGGAATCGCGACCATGCAGATAGCCAATACCACAACGGTCAGGATGATCAGCTGGGTATAGCTACCGCCGCCGGTAATAAAATACCCGGCAAACAGCGGCCCACACGCCAACCCAAGCTTGGATGCAAAACCACCAAACGCTCCCATCTGCCCCGCGCTGTCGAAGCGTGCAGCCATGGTCAGGAAATAGGGCACGCAGAATGCCCAGGTCATACCGGTTACCACGTTCGCAAGGATAAAGACCGGGCGAATATCGCTGTATGCGAACAGTAGCAAACCCAGCAACGTAATTACCAGCGCGGCCGCCAGCGGCTTGGCCAGTGGGTATTTTTGCCCGGTGACCGCGGCCAGCGCAGCGCCGCCGATGGCGATCAGGTTAGCCCAGAACAGAGTCTGGCTGATAAAGCCGAGTGGTAGCTCGAAAGTTTTTCCGAGATCGAAAATAAATGCAAACAGGGCCATGTTCGCGAACTGGAAGCAGAACAGTGCAACCAGTGTGACTATGATGGGAAGCATGGGTAACGGTGTTGCATTTTCCTTATGCGAACGGCTTTCCGCTTCCGTCGGCAGTGGGTAATCGGCAATCAGCGGCAGCATGCACAGGGTGATGGCACTGAATGTAATCAGTGCAAAGAATGGAACATAAGTGCCGTGCTCTGCCACCAGCGCAGGCAGGAACCCCACGCCGATAGCCCCGCCAGTGTATTGAACCAGCAGCACCATGCTGTAACTCCTTCCCGCGATACCACTGCGGGCAATCGCCGCAAAGCCCAGGCCTACCAGCGCACCGCCGAGAATACCGTGTACCAGTCGCAAGGGGATCAGCAGATCCAGATTTGCCAGCTGAATGGTCAATACATCCATGCCAATGGAACAGCACAGAAGAATGGCTGCAGCGCGTTTCCAGCGAGGGATATGGCGGATCAACCAGGAAACGATAAAGGCCCCGATCACCGCGCCTATGGTATTGGCAAAGGTAATCTGTCCCGCCTGCTCCGCACTCAGGCCGGCGCCTGCCATCAGCGCATCCACAATGACCGGAAAGATATTTACATAGTACAGGCCGGCCGAAGACAGAAAGGCGAGAAATATACTCGCCGCCCAGCCGTTGCTGACCGCAGCAGGGCGAGTGCCACCATCGTCGGCAAGGGCGGCTGGGATTTCAGTTGCTGCGCTGTTGGCTGGTTCTTGCATGCC
Protein-coding sequences here:
- a CDS encoding alpha/beta hydrolase, coding for MRQLDHKLAEWLVAVNAQVAQLKKAGFEPTPISARESLANLTANFVEPGPEMPVCETLVHGGEYPVPVRIYQPNAQSQEKCDGAAIIYCHGGGHMAGSVSVYDPICRRFAEACGRTLISVEYRLAPENPYPAALNDLLSVVRNLGAALDRKNIAHNGRWILMGDSGGGALCASASRLLQHQPHCIEAQVLIYPSLDYTMQTPSIEENGRGYLLEKEKIHWYFENYLKRAENPLQVSPLHGEFTRKLPASLVVTAEFCALRDEGVEYVRKVREGGANAEHLHFDDMIHAFMNVEKLVPDACSRLYRHVAEYLQGV
- a CDS encoding MFS transporter, with translation MQEPANSAATEIPAALADDGGTRPAAVSNGWAASIFLAFLSSAGLYYVNIFPVIVDALMAGAGLSAEQAGQITFANTIGAVIGAFIVSWLIRHIPRWKRAAAILLCCSIGMDVLTIQLANLDLLIPLRLVHGILGGALVGLGFAAIARSGIAGRSYSMVLLVQYTGGAIGVGFLPALVAEHGTYVPFFALITFSAITLCMLPLIADYPLPTEAESRSHKENATPLPMLPIIVTLVALFCFQFANMALFAFIFDLGKTFELPLGFISQTLFWANLIAIGGAALAAVTGQKYPLAKPLAAALVITLLGLLLFAYSDIRPVFILANVVTGMTWAFCVPYFLTMAARFDSAGQMGAFGGFASKLGLACGPLFAGYFITGGGSYTQLIILTVVVLAICMVAIPAAARLDHASTN
- a CDS encoding MFS transporter encodes the protein MKKYLLEILMFSAYALFAASWVSGAILTPAIQASFGEEGFANATWGSNVITLAKIVGNLAAAALLMRLGAKRAFALAIILIAAGGLGALAGSYGGWLLSRLALGLGGALAIVYFAPVVLHYFSAEERPLINGINAAAFNTGNLLALLSTTTLLTWLGSWQSVVVLYGVMVLALGVLWWLSAENFSLSGGGNKPDEKYGFKQGIKQGFNWWLPLAYCGVLFCYIAVFALFPLIDGFAVASSDLSAVMIAAGMVGTVAGIIITKRYALRLPVLRYAGLALVGFAALMVTSRDPIIAYSAAALAGFCMFLPMTALVTLPQELPGMTPARITVTFAMFWSISYGVETVLMYGAGLLADATGEPASAAYFAVACSASLFIFSFLLPESGKKIEAENLEAENAAA
- a CDS encoding HdeD family acid-resistance protein: MATENDLNPSSNYLSTRPLLRALADNWWVALVRGLFAILFGVLTFLWPGISLLSLVILFGVYSLMDGAVAIYGAITGRGQVSRSSLWWLLFVGITGIAAGIVTFIYPQVTALVLVIFIGAWALVRGIFEIIGAVRLRKEIDHEWLLIFAGFMSVIFGLVLLVNPGAGALALLWLIGGYAIAFGIILVWLAFRLRKLAHKTHT
- a CDS encoding PLP-dependent aminotransferase family protein — encoded protein: MSEALIVLDSSAEKSLQQQIREKLIQGILSGSIPAGHKMPSSRRMAEQLGVARNTVVLAYQQLVDDGFMVTRERSGFYVSETVSQQGLISHSAGGPQRDEDDRNYWRSHCNPVSVSRRALQARPANWLQYPYPFVSNEYDPRLYPGAEWRECTRDIFTAREVAQWATLGNNEDDRHLVEQICTRLLPRRGIYVDPGQILLTSGMEQACYLLGELLLGSQRKLALVHPAAGETGEIFRRTGAQILPLTQDADGPQLDDNLKAADCIYLQPNVHNPTAVTSSLERRRRLLKQAREQQAVIIENDCDHDFCYHGNPLPPLKSMEGGSPVIYLYQFPKVIDPGMQLAFMVAPKPVIQRLRALRYTQRERVPTLNQRLLAKFVAAGHLDAALFKITQQLKERWIALGEALMYHLPKLKVRRASCGTACWLELPEHMDGTQLQISAERNGLLLEPVSDGSAVRLGFSAIDADRIEGGVRVLAQLINGELQAEEETLDIASGRRLSAKELQSEMPGAIFLGTNTLGESYRIELKPDGTMLGYSRNDVEMDETDTGRWWLDGDQWVRQWRTWSYGRRASFHVVTDGHRIKWFNETGKLIDAAIIANE